Proteins encoded together in one Nitrospirota bacterium window:
- a CDS encoding cytochrome ubiquinol oxidase subunit I: protein MGRVVGKKLFSIMALAAMIGLLLLPIAVSLPSLAIGADAPDAVKGEGDAKFEKGRDVYYKTEGLAIGAPAPKTVDGPKDYPRYNFESRVLLWFANQQHLYYGSFVLAVPIFCMVIEFMGVMTKDKAMAKKYDQLAYDFIKISLTAYSLTAILGGILIFTFLTLYPAFFGYLSSIFRPVMHIYALMFVAESGTLYIYYYGWDKMKEGFLKYIHLSMSVVLNVIGTLLMFLANSWIGFMMSPAGVDEQGRFLGNIWHVIHTALWNPLNVHRILGNMAFGGGVVAAYAAYKFLASKTDEDRAHYDWMGYIAMALGVAFLIPLPFAGYWLMREVYAYRQQMGITLMGGLLAWLFIIQATMIGILFLSTNYYLWQALGRMRGAEKYQRYIKYLVFILCCGYLVFITPHTIVMTPAELKAMGGQQHPVLGNYGVMSAKNGGINVIITTTILSFVWYMRGNKVSTVSWSKFGNIFMGVFFACAYVNIIWLAIYGYYIPANVRVGLSVPQVATTLSCLFFMFPLNAAMMKGAKQMGAIEWGKISVRSQYALIMLATAFTWMMGLMGYIRSSVRLFWHVNEIMRDNSPWAYTHTVGFAANMISFNVLFFWVSILFVFWLGSLGMKKAPVEAKAGVPGGAPQPAGGH, encoded by the coding sequence GCGCTTGCCGCGATGATCGGCCTTCTCCTGCTCCCCATCGCCGTATCGCTTCCTTCACTGGCTATAGGCGCTGATGCCCCTGATGCAGTGAAAGGTGAAGGGGATGCGAAGTTCGAGAAGGGGCGGGATGTGTATTATAAGACGGAGGGGCTTGCCATTGGCGCTCCTGCTCCGAAGACCGTCGACGGTCCCAAGGATTATCCACGGTACAACTTCGAAAGCCGCGTATTGCTCTGGTTCGCGAACCAGCAGCACCTGTATTACGGGAGCTTCGTGCTCGCAGTCCCAATCTTCTGCATGGTTATTGAGTTCATGGGGGTCATGACGAAAGATAAGGCGATGGCGAAGAAGTATGACCAGCTCGCCTACGATTTCATCAAGATCAGCCTGACGGCCTATTCGTTGACCGCGATTCTTGGTGGTATTCTGATCTTCACCTTCCTCACGCTGTATCCCGCATTCTTCGGTTACTTATCCAGTATTTTCCGTCCGGTGATGCATATTTATGCCCTGATGTTTGTCGCAGAGAGCGGAACTCTCTACATCTATTATTACGGTTGGGACAAGATGAAGGAGGGGTTCCTTAAATATATTCACTTGAGCATGTCCGTGGTGTTGAACGTGATCGGGACCCTGCTCATGTTCCTGGCGAACTCCTGGATCGGCTTCATGATGTCACCGGCCGGCGTCGATGAACAGGGCCGGTTCCTGGGGAACATTTGGCACGTCATTCATACGGCCCTCTGGAATCCGCTCAACGTGCATCGTATTTTGGGAAATATGGCTTTCGGTGGTGGTGTCGTGGCGGCATACGCGGCCTACAAGTTTTTGGCATCAAAAACGGACGAGGATCGTGCGCATTATGACTGGATGGGTTATATCGCCATGGCGCTGGGTGTGGCGTTCCTGATCCCCTTACCCTTTGCAGGGTACTGGTTGATGCGGGAGGTCTATGCCTACCGGCAACAGATGGGGATCACGCTCATGGGCGGTCTCCTGGCCTGGCTCTTCATTATTCAAGCCACCATGATCGGCATTCTTTTCTTGAGCACGAACTACTACCTCTGGCAGGCGCTTGGCCGTATGCGCGGCGCTGAGAAGTATCAACGGTACATTAAGTATCTCGTGTTCATCCTCTGTTGCGGTTACCTGGTCTTCATCACTCCCCACACGATCGTCATGACTCCGGCTGAGCTCAAAGCGATGGGTGGTCAGCAACATCCGGTGTTGGGAAATTATGGGGTCATGTCTGCCAAAAACGGCGGTATTAACGTCATTATCACGACGACCATTTTGAGCTTCGTCTGGTACATGCGAGGCAATAAGGTCTCGACTGTATCCTGGTCAAAGTTCGGTAATATTTTCATGGGCGTCTTTTTTGCCTGTGCCTATGTCAACATTATCTGGTTGGCGATTTACGGGTACTATATCCCGGCAAACGTGCGAGTCGGCTTGTCAGTGCCTCAAGTTGCCACCACCTTGTCCTGCCTCTTCTTCATGTTCCCGCTTAACGCTGCCATGATGAAGGGCGCCAAACAGATGGGGGCGATCGAGTGGGGCAAGATATCCGTTCGATCGCAATATGCCTTGATCATGCTCGCAACTGCCTTCACCTGGATGATGGGGTTGATGGGATACATACGTTCTTCGGTCCGATTGTTCTGGCATGTGAACGAGATCATGCGTGACAACTCACCTTGGGCCTACACACATACGGTGGGGTTTGCCGCGAACATGATTTCATTCAATGTGCTGTTCTTCTGGGTGAGTATCCTGTTCGTCTTCTGGCTGGGAAGCCTTGGGATGAAGAAGGCTCCTGTTGAGGCGAAGGCAGGGGTTCCAGGCGGCGCACCGCAGCCGGCTGGGGGCCACTAA
- a CDS encoding FUSC family protein, producing the protein MKELVIEALRIGWPLFALLAGLFVYSIVSGKDAAAKKSAMFKLFIGTLGACLLLLAIAHYKGSFYEANRMLPVSLVLITATCFMLGIYFPNHAALLKIGGFMFLVAAGLSGYGNWLPQVEGGFPPKEEKLQYEAMTAQQLADEGEKIIFGGIGKNKEQGAVGKGQCPLCHAFHAGMLGERAPNLQGLPTRAGKERLEDPKYSKGNPKGREFDDKEAFPGAGTAENGQEYIAESHACPSCYVVVGYGVKGTNDKSSPMPAIHKPPISLTLPELAAVDTWLYLREGVDAPSYDEIIKSYEKFIPEADRPKAQEDKPAGAGGSLLVDGTEPIDVIFSKATCAMCHTIPGIPGAVGKQGPVLEEGTNAPNRIKDPTYKGTAHNTQEYIMESIVSPSTYVVKGFPDNLMPKEFGTKLSAGALKKIVDYLSQVKAGAPPPKTS; encoded by the coding sequence GTGAAAGAGCTGGTCATAGAAGCTCTAAGAATAGGCTGGCCGTTATTTGCACTTCTCGCCGGTCTTTTCGTGTATTCCATCGTGTCGGGCAAGGACGCCGCGGCAAAGAAAAGCGCGATGTTCAAGCTCTTTATCGGTACGCTTGGCGCTTGCCTGCTGTTACTGGCAATTGCACACTATAAGGGGAGCTTCTATGAAGCGAACCGGATGCTTCCAGTCTCTTTAGTGCTCATCACGGCAACGTGTTTTATGTTGGGAATCTATTTTCCCAATCACGCGGCCCTACTCAAGATCGGTGGCTTCATGTTCCTTGTGGCAGCCGGCCTGTCAGGCTATGGGAATTGGTTGCCGCAAGTTGAAGGAGGTTTCCCTCCGAAAGAAGAAAAGCTTCAGTATGAAGCTATGACCGCACAGCAACTCGCCGATGAAGGCGAAAAAATCATCTTCGGTGGGATTGGAAAGAATAAGGAACAGGGTGCGGTCGGCAAAGGCCAATGCCCTCTCTGTCATGCGTTCCATGCCGGAATGCTCGGCGAGCGTGCTCCCAATCTACAGGGCCTTCCAACACGAGCGGGGAAAGAGCGGTTGGAGGATCCAAAGTACAGTAAGGGAAATCCGAAGGGTCGGGAATTTGATGATAAGGAAGCGTTCCCGGGTGCCGGGACTGCGGAGAATGGGCAGGAATATATCGCTGAGTCCCACGCATGCCCGAGCTGCTATGTCGTGGTCGGCTATGGCGTCAAGGGAACCAACGATAAGTCAAGCCCGATGCCCGCGATTCATAAGCCACCGATCTCGTTGACGCTTCCAGAGTTAGCTGCTGTCGATACCTGGTTATACTTGCGCGAGGGGGTTGATGCTCCGTCATACGATGAGATAATCAAGTCCTATGAGAAGTTTATTCCTGAAGCTGATAGGCCCAAAGCACAAGAAGACAAGCCGGCAGGTGCGGGAGGCTCGCTATTAGTTGATGGAACCGAGCCAATCGATGTGATTTTTTCCAAAGCCACCTGTGCCATGTGCCATACGATTCCCGGTATCCCTGGTGCAGTCGGCAAACAAGGTCCTGTGCTTGAAGAGGGGACCAACGCGCCGAACCGGATCAAGGATCCGACGTACAAAGGGACCGCGCATAACACGCAAGAGTACATCATGGAGTCCATCGTATCGCCCAGCACCTATGTCGTAAAAGGATTTCCTGACAATCTGATGCCAAAGGAATTTGGGACGAAGCTGAGCGCAGGGGCGTTGAAAAAGATCGTCGACTATCTGTCGCAGGTCAAAGCCGGTGCACCGCCACCGAAAACTTCATGA
- a CDS encoding cytochrome c, which translates to MKAIMSLGALIGVVGLLLLAGMIVGIVPSDTVRLIEGYMPVQVILELTLFVAGFTGISYMMSAMGMAFPRFWQGISCWAFVLLYLKFRVYPPIPFSVRAMYGTVSLVAVFMWVSASEEDWKKFKQPIMNVMDAKTGGNRLLRYAYLIILPILIGGFSYNAMVPKSEEPIELRTVHPAPPASTKVHGKTYTLQTSQNPYRVNPEGKYDQEYSNANIVEQGMGRLMKPNANPWDKDAQGYLKYVREGGEIFFQNCHFCHGDNLNGRGLHAFAFNPIPANFTDPGTIAQLQETFIFWRVSKGGIGLPNEGFPWASVMPPWEQHLTVDEIWKVVLFEYWHTGYYPRTWD; encoded by the coding sequence ATGAAAGCAATAATGTCACTGGGGGCACTTATAGGGGTGGTAGGACTACTCCTGCTTGCCGGAATGATTGTGGGGATCGTTCCATCAGACACTGTGCGCCTGATCGAAGGATACATGCCGGTCCAAGTTATCTTGGAGCTGACGCTGTTCGTAGCGGGGTTTACCGGGATCAGCTACATGATGTCGGCCATGGGGATGGCGTTCCCCAGGTTTTGGCAAGGAATCAGTTGTTGGGCTTTCGTCCTCCTCTATTTGAAGTTTCGTGTGTATCCCCCGATTCCCTTCAGCGTGCGCGCCATGTATGGGACAGTTTCGCTTGTCGCTGTCTTTATGTGGGTTTCCGCCAGCGAAGAAGATTGGAAGAAGTTCAAGCAGCCGATCATGAACGTCATGGATGCCAAGACAGGTGGAAACCGGTTGCTCAGGTATGCCTATCTGATTATCCTGCCGATTTTGATCGGAGGGTTCTCTTACAATGCCATGGTCCCGAAATCAGAAGAGCCGATTGAGTTGCGAACGGTGCATCCGGCCCCGCCAGCCAGCACGAAGGTGCATGGCAAGACCTATACACTTCAAACATCGCAGAACCCTTACCGTGTCAATCCGGAAGGGAAGTACGATCAAGAGTATAGCAACGCCAATATCGTGGAACAGGGCATGGGCCGTCTAATGAAACCGAACGCCAACCCCTGGGATAAGGATGCGCAAGGGTACCTCAAGTATGTGCGTGAGGGCGGAGAGATCTTCTTCCAGAACTGCCACTTCTGCCATGGCGATAACTTGAACGGTCGTGGTCTCCACGCGTTCGCATTCAATCCGATTCCGGCAAACTTCACCGATCCAGGGACGATTGCGCAATTGCAAGAGACCTTCATTTTCTGGCGTGTCTCCAAGGGCGGGATTGGCTTACCGAACGAGGGATTCCCTTGGGCCTCAGTCATGCCTCCATGGGAACAGCACTTGACTGTGGATGAAATCTGGAAAGTCGTCTTGTTTGAATATTGGCACACAGGATATTACCCCAGGACTTGGGACTAG
- a CDS encoding c-type cytochrome has product MKNSYSLKAGLLPIAVFGMILFSGSAGGLASAADSLPAGFKAGALSPAPSADMIEAGKRVYFTKCVWCHGVDGAGDGPGADRLWPRPRNFNQGTFKIRHTASGELPLFDAKKPVEAQNDLFATVTHGLPGSAMPSWEGILTEEQRLQVLSFVTTQLVKDRNFTDTKSESQTVLQMAELKPIAASEESLKKGAELIVEKKCVECHGMEGRGDGNAFNLKDDWGFSIQPANWHKCWNFRGSRQDPYNVNNIFRTFSTGVNGTPMPSFADNTTVEERWHIANFVNSLCEREADGKPLPIDPQADKPKINFVLPSGKVEGEIPADPENELWTKRVRRYVAMGGQITHKPRNFVNRIDDLWVKSLYNDKYVVFMFQWDDRTKSVAEGKLPWAPTEVNVDVKEQDPKTGEEGSIAARQNNYTVYNDAVAIETAIKWKELPAPIKPRYLFGSNEQFPMDIVKWEADGSLHAFKGTGWDKDFEQRFDYEENIKLLHSEWKNGRWTVIIQRPLGDKKEQDYDSDTFFEMGQYIPTVFFAWDGHNGDAGRKMAVSAFYYTFLEPPTPQEAYIYPIVIAAGVVLLEGWVLTRRSNKRKKGL; this is encoded by the coding sequence ATGAAGAATTCCTATAGTCTAAAGGCGGGCCTGTTGCCCATCGCTGTCTTTGGAATGATCTTGTTCTCTGGAAGTGCCGGGGGATTGGCCTCAGCGGCAGATTCACTTCCTGCCGGTTTTAAGGCTGGAGCGCTTTCACCAGCGCCGTCTGCAGACATGATCGAAGCAGGAAAGCGGGTCTACTTTACCAAGTGTGTCTGGTGTCATGGTGTCGATGGCGCTGGTGATGGACCAGGCGCTGATCGTCTCTGGCCGCGTCCCCGCAATTTCAACCAGGGGACGTTCAAGATCAGGCACACAGCGAGCGGCGAATTGCCCTTGTTTGACGCAAAAAAGCCTGTTGAAGCACAGAACGATCTATTTGCCACTGTGACCCATGGTTTACCTGGCTCCGCCATGCCATCATGGGAAGGTATCTTGACGGAGGAACAGCGGCTTCAAGTCTTGTCGTTCGTCACGACTCAGCTTGTAAAAGATCGAAACTTTACAGACACGAAATCAGAGAGCCAGACTGTGTTGCAAATGGCCGAACTGAAGCCGATTGCCGCGTCGGAAGAGAGTTTGAAAAAGGGGGCCGAGCTTATTGTTGAAAAGAAGTGCGTTGAATGTCACGGCATGGAAGGCCGTGGCGACGGGAATGCGTTCAACTTGAAAGATGACTGGGGCTTTTCGATACAGCCCGCCAATTGGCACAAATGTTGGAACTTCAGGGGTAGTCGGCAGGATCCCTATAACGTCAACAATATATTCCGAACGTTTTCGACCGGGGTCAACGGTACTCCGATGCCCTCGTTTGCCGATAACACGACCGTTGAGGAACGTTGGCACATTGCGAACTTTGTGAACTCGCTCTGTGAGCGGGAAGCAGACGGGAAACCTCTGCCAATCGATCCACAGGCGGACAAGCCCAAGATCAACTTTGTATTGCCATCGGGGAAGGTCGAAGGAGAAATTCCGGCAGATCCTGAAAACGAGCTCTGGACGAAGCGGGTTAGGCGGTATGTCGCGATGGGCGGTCAGATTACCCACAAACCAAGAAATTTCGTCAACCGGATCGACGATCTCTGGGTGAAGTCTCTCTATAACGACAAGTATGTCGTGTTCATGTTCCAGTGGGATGATAGGACCAAGAGTGTAGCCGAAGGGAAGTTACCCTGGGCTCCTACCGAGGTCAATGTCGATGTCAAGGAACAGGATCCGAAGACAGGGGAGGAGGGCTCTATTGCTGCGCGTCAGAATAATTACACGGTCTATAACGACGCGGTTGCCATAGAGACTGCCATAAAATGGAAAGAGCTTCCTGCGCCGATTAAGCCGCGGTATCTCTTCGGCAGCAACGAACAGTTTCCCATGGACATTGTGAAATGGGAAGCGGATGGTTCGCTCCATGCCTTCAAGGGGACCGGATGGGATAAAGACTTTGAACAGCGGTTTGACTATGAAGAGAACATCAAGCTACTGCATTCGGAGTGGAAGAATGGCCGATGGACGGTCATCATTCAGCGTCCGTTGGGTGACAAGAAAGAGCAGGACTACGACTCTGATACCTTCTTCGAAATGGGTCAGTACATTCCAACTGTGTTCTTTGCCTGGGATGGCCACAATGGAGATGCAGGGAGGAAGATGGCTGTCTCAGCCTTCTACTATACCTTCCTGGAGCCGCCAACCCCGCAAGAGGCGTATATCTACCCGATTGTGATTGCGGCTGGCGTGGTTCTTCTGGAGGGTTGGGTGCTGACCAGGCGATCGAATAAGCGGAAGAAGGGCCTCTAG
- a CDS encoding molybdenum cofactor guanylyltransferase, producing the protein MEKEVTGVLLAGGKSRRMGADKKNLVVGEQTLLERGLDVLHTVFQEVLVVIAQDSPPLDVDARVLKDLVSDCGSLGGVYTGLMQATTPYIFVVACDMPFLDRAVIEQFTSRKTAADIVIARLAGRLHPMHALYGKGSLPAMEEMVLARQLKIQELVSHRSLRVQYITETDLLSIDSSWHSFRNVNTPADLLAARALLGRIPPSGKA; encoded by the coding sequence ATGGAGAAAGAAGTAACCGGTGTCCTTCTGGCCGGAGGGAAAAGCCGAAGGATGGGAGCAGATAAAAAGAACCTTGTCGTGGGGGAGCAGACTCTTCTTGAACGAGGGCTGGACGTACTCCACACAGTCTTTCAAGAAGTACTCGTTGTCATTGCGCAGGATAGTCCGCCGCTCGATGTCGATGCTCGGGTTCTGAAAGACCTCGTGTCAGATTGCGGCAGTCTGGGAGGGGTCTACACAGGGCTTATGCAGGCAACGACTCCGTACATATTTGTGGTCGCATGCGACATGCCGTTTCTCGATCGCGCAGTCATCGAGCAGTTCACGAGTCGAAAGACCGCTGCGGATATCGTGATAGCAAGACTTGCCGGCCGTTTACACCCGATGCATGCCTTGTATGGAAAGGGGAGCCTGCCAGCGATGGAAGAGATGGTTCTGGCGCGGCAGCTCAAGATCCAGGAGCTGGTATCGCACAGATCCCTGCGGGTGCAATACATCACTGAAACGGATCTGCTCAGCATCGATTCCTCCTGGCATTCCTTCCGGAACGTGAATACACCGGCGGATCTTCTTGCGGCGCGAGCGCTGCTGGGCCGGATACCACCCTCAGGAAAAGCATAG
- a CDS encoding glycosyltransferase family 9 protein, translating to MVRAIIMIHPGSLGDVFLAVPAMIRLRARFPNHRLVLYEEGRAARLLIACGIIDEWVPVQGLVCAGLFAGIEQPTGQRQQWLERCDLAVGWMKDPDGKLAETLKAIGAREVIVTSPFSSMIQARHQRDRFLEAFNEVPSDSEQDVLLAVTEPVCQLGRAFLEEQGIKIGEPLVVIHPGSGSTHKCVAPEILGAVVSAVQNRGAIPVILEGPADRKPVEYLLPFCVNQPIVLKGLDIMTAAGVLAHADLFVGQDSGVTHLAGLMGLRTIALFGPTDPDRWAPRGTHVTVLQGSPCRCRSWDEVSRCKEKPCLEISKDDLVALCLAHLTEAAIAR from the coding sequence ATGGTACGAGCGATTATTATGATCCATCCCGGTAGTCTTGGCGATGTGTTCTTAGCGGTTCCCGCCATGATCCGGTTACGGGCTCGCTTTCCCAACCATAGGTTGGTTCTGTACGAGGAGGGCCGAGCCGCGAGACTGCTGATCGCGTGCGGGATCATCGATGAATGGGTTCCTGTGCAGGGGCTGGTCTGTGCCGGCTTGTTCGCCGGAATAGAACAGCCCACTGGTCAGAGACAGCAATGGCTTGAACGGTGTGACCTTGCCGTCGGCTGGATGAAGGATCCGGATGGTAAATTAGCCGAGACCCTCAAGGCGATCGGCGCTCGAGAGGTTATCGTAACGTCCCCGTTCTCATCCATGATTCAAGCGAGACATCAACGGGACCGGTTTCTTGAGGCGTTCAATGAAGTACCGTCTGACAGCGAGCAGGATGTCCTGTTGGCTGTGACAGAGCCGGTTTGTCAGCTCGGGCGAGCCTTCCTCGAAGAGCAAGGGATCAAGATCGGGGAGCCTCTTGTTGTGATTCATCCTGGGAGTGGGAGCACTCATAAGTGCGTGGCGCCGGAAATACTTGGCGCCGTCGTGAGCGCTGTTCAAAACCGCGGAGCAATTCCTGTGATATTGGAAGGCCCGGCGGATCGGAAACCGGTCGAGTATCTTCTCCCGTTCTGTGTGAATCAACCGATTGTCCTCAAGGGCCTCGATATCATGACTGCCGCTGGTGTGCTTGCACATGCTGATCTCTTTGTCGGGCAGGACTCGGGAGTCACGCATTTGGCAGGGCTGATGGGGCTGCGCACCATTGCTCTCTTTGGGCCGACTGATCCTGATCGGTGGGCCCCCCGTGGCACCCACGTCACCGTATTGCAGGGCTCACCCTGTCGCTGCCGGTCATGGGATGAGGTGAGCCGGTGCAAGGAGAAGCCTTGTCTTGAAATATCGAAAGACGATCTCGTGGCACTCTGTCTTGCCCACCTCACAGAGGCAGCGATCGCGAGATAA
- a CDS encoding arginine--tRNA ligase yields the protein MSSGVVQEKVASALLGALNGAKKKGQLKTESWPQLSLDAPKRPEWGDLASTVAMSLAASEQRAPHDIAQIIINNLAQQEQLFERVEIVRPGFLNLTVKPVVWHDVLREIETQGSAYGRAEIGQRRRVLVEYVSANPTGPLHVGHGRGAAVGQAVANMLKAIGYDVVSEYYINDAGRQMKLLGASVYARYEELSNRPGEFPSEGYRGAYITAVAERVKQQLGPELAGRAAPEVEERCRAFAYQELLDLIRRDLKSFGIEFESWFSEASLVNSGAVQRVLDELKSKGFLLEQEGAWWFRSSAFGDEKDRVVQKQDGEYTYLASDIAYHQDKLRRAYDLLIDVWGADHHGYIPRMQAVVQAYGYSKDRLQVVLVQMVNLLRGGKKVEMSKRAGEFITMREVIDEVGADAAKFFFLMRDSDSHLDFDLDLAKQRSSDNPVYYVQYAHARIASLWRVAAARGIACPLPSGTELTLLTDPDELGLIRKLSAYPSVLQASAMAYEPHRMTYYLQQLAGLLHTFYNKHRILPPAADRDLTAVTPEGLATGEGMQKELVTPERTAARLALMSGVQQVLKNGLAVLGISAPEQM from the coding sequence TTGTCCAGCGGGGTTGTACAGGAGAAGGTCGCCAGTGCGCTTCTCGGAGCGCTCAACGGGGCCAAGAAAAAAGGCCAACTGAAGACAGAATCCTGGCCACAATTGAGTCTGGACGCTCCCAAACGGCCCGAATGGGGAGACCTAGCCTCGACAGTTGCTATGTCTCTCGCAGCATCCGAACAGCGGGCTCCTCACGACATCGCCCAAATTATCATCAACAATCTTGCTCAGCAGGAGCAGCTCTTCGAACGGGTCGAGATTGTCAGGCCCGGCTTTCTCAACCTCACAGTGAAACCGGTAGTTTGGCACGATGTGTTGAGAGAGATCGAGACACAAGGATCAGCCTACGGGCGAGCCGAGATAGGGCAACGACGTCGTGTCTTGGTGGAGTACGTGAGTGCAAACCCGACTGGCCCATTGCATGTGGGCCATGGACGCGGCGCTGCGGTCGGACAGGCCGTTGCGAATATGCTGAAGGCGATCGGGTATGACGTGGTGAGTGAGTACTATATCAACGACGCCGGTCGGCAGATGAAACTCTTAGGAGCCTCCGTCTACGCGCGCTATGAGGAGCTGTCGAATCGTCCGGGAGAGTTTCCGTCAGAGGGGTATCGGGGGGCTTATATCACTGCCGTGGCGGAGCGAGTGAAGCAACAGCTCGGGCCTGAGCTGGCCGGGCGTGCGGCTCCAGAGGTCGAGGAACGCTGCCGAGCCTTTGCCTATCAGGAACTGCTGGATTTGATTCGCAGGGATCTGAAATCTTTCGGGATCGAATTCGAGTCGTGGTTCAGCGAGGCCTCTCTTGTGAACTCAGGAGCCGTCCAGCGGGTCTTGGATGAATTGAAATCGAAAGGTTTCTTGCTTGAGCAGGAAGGTGCCTGGTGGTTCCGATCCTCGGCCTTCGGCGATGAGAAGGATCGGGTCGTGCAGAAACAGGATGGTGAATATACGTACCTGGCATCCGATATTGCCTACCATCAGGATAAGCTGCGGCGTGCCTATGACCTCCTCATTGATGTCTGGGGCGCGGATCACCATGGCTACATTCCCCGCATGCAAGCCGTCGTGCAGGCCTATGGGTATTCAAAAGACCGACTTCAGGTCGTGCTGGTCCAGATGGTGAACCTGTTGCGTGGCGGGAAGAAAGTGGAAATGTCGAAGAGGGCCGGCGAATTTATTACGATGCGGGAAGTTATCGATGAAGTCGGGGCTGATGCGGCCAAGTTCTTTTTTCTGATGCGCGATTCCGATTCCCATCTCGATTTCGACTTGGACCTGGCCAAACAGCGGTCATCCGACAATCCCGTCTATTATGTACAGTATGCCCATGCCAGAATCGCCAGCCTCTGGCGCGTCGCCGCTGCACGAGGCATCGCCTGTCCCCTGCCGAGCGGGACGGAGTTGACGCTGCTGACGGACCCGGACGAATTGGGGTTGATCCGGAAACTCTCTGCCTATCCCTCTGTTCTGCAGGCGAGTGCGATGGCCTATGAGCCTCACCGGATGACCTATTATCTTCAGCAGCTAGCCGGGCTGTTGCACACATTTTATAACAAGCATCGGATTCTACCGCCCGCCGCGGATCGAGATCTGACGGCGGTCACACCGGAGGGGTTAGCCACTGGTGAGGGGATGCAGAAAGAGCTGGTAACTCCGGAACGCACGGCTGCGAGGTTGGCACTCATGAGCGGAGTTCAGCAGGTCTTGAAAAATGGACTCGCGGTACTCGGGATTTCCGCACCGGAACAGATGTAG
- the tgt gene encoding tRNA guanosine(34) transglycosylase Tgt, with protein MDFSLLQGKGETGARLGRLSTAHGVIETPAFMPVGTLGPVKGIDPSDLEQLGFRLMLNNAYHLYLRPGHKIVAEMGGLHRFTGWPGAILTDSGGFQIFSLAKLCNVTDEGVSFQSHLDGSTHFITPETAIEVEEALGADIMMAFDHCVALPAEREAVRDAVRRTTLWAERCQASRRRTDQALFGIVQGGLEADLRIASARDLVALGFEGYAVGGLSVGESKAEMYAMLDVTVPELPASKPRYLMGVGMPEDLIEGAARGIDLFDCVVPSRHGRTGSLFTSFGRVVIKQARYVRDEQPIDPACGCPVCSRYSRAYLHHLFQVKEMLSSRLNTIHNLWYFADLMGQVRSAIAQGTLRSFGEEFYRSRDRAASDDSAVSIAEDDRRRQRPGWD; from the coding sequence GTGGACTTTTCACTGTTGCAAGGGAAGGGTGAGACGGGTGCTCGGTTGGGAAGGCTCAGCACGGCTCACGGCGTGATCGAAACGCCGGCGTTCATGCCGGTCGGGACATTGGGGCCGGTGAAGGGGATCGACCCGTCAGATCTGGAGCAACTCGGCTTTCGTCTCATGCTGAACAACGCCTATCACCTCTATCTCAGGCCCGGGCACAAGATCGTCGCTGAAATGGGCGGATTGCACCGGTTTACCGGATGGCCGGGAGCCATCCTGACGGACAGCGGCGGGTTTCAGATTTTCAGCCTTGCCAAATTGTGCAACGTGACGGACGAGGGTGTGAGCTTCCAGTCGCATCTCGATGGGTCCACGCATTTCATCACGCCGGAGACAGCCATCGAGGTCGAAGAAGCCCTGGGGGCAGATATCATGATGGCGTTCGATCACTGCGTGGCGTTGCCGGCCGAGAGAGAGGCAGTGCGCGATGCCGTGCGACGCACCACCTTGTGGGCAGAACGCTGTCAGGCCAGTCGGCGTCGTACGGATCAGGCCCTTTTTGGGATCGTGCAGGGAGGCTTGGAGGCAGATCTCCGTATCGCTTCAGCCCGTGATCTTGTCGCGCTTGGGTTCGAGGGCTATGCGGTCGGGGGCCTTTCAGTGGGAGAATCGAAGGCTGAAATGTACGCCATGTTGGATGTGACGGTGCCGGAACTGCCGGCTTCGAAACCGCGGTATTTGATGGGTGTCGGGATGCCCGAGGATTTGATCGAAGGCGCAGCCCGTGGAATAGACCTGTTCGATTGCGTAGTGCCTTCGCGGCATGGACGAACCGGCTCTCTCTTTACGAGTTTCGGGCGTGTGGTGATCAAGCAGGCGCGGTATGTACGAGATGAACAACCGATCGATCCGGCTTGCGGCTGCCCGGTCTGTTCCCGCTACTCCCGCGCCTACCTGCACCATCTCTTTCAGGTCAAAGAAATGCTGTCATCGAGACTGAACACCATTCACAATCTCTGGTATTTTGCCGATTTGATGGGTCAGGTGCGGTCAGCGATCGCTCAGGGGACGTTACGGTCGTTTGGGGAAGAGTTTTACCGCTCCCGCGACCGAGCTGCATCGGATGACTCAGCCGTATCTATAGCTGAGGACGATCGTCGTCGGCAACGTCCCGGATGGGACTAA